Within the Catalinimonas niigatensis genome, the region TTTATTTCTCCCGGAAAGGCCCCATCCATTTGTTCGGCCATTTCTGCTTCATCAGCCTGCCAGATGCCTATTTTATTATAGTCAAAAAACACCCTGATGGGTTGTCCAATGAACCAGGCATTACCTACATCGTCAGCTGGGTCACCATTTTCGTCTACCAAAGCAAGTTCGGTGATCGCTTCCTTATAGCGCGTCAAGTTGAGATCAGCACTCCAACGGAAACCATTGTCCTGGCTGTCAAAGATGGTAGCACCCAACATCAGTTCAACACCTTTGGTTTGGGTAGCGCCTACATTTTGCAATACCTCCTCATAACCTGATGTGAAAGGAAGCTGGCGCCTCAACAGCAGGTCTTCAGTGTTGGTCTGGTAAAAGTCCAGACTACCTGAAAGACGTCCATTGAACAAACCGAAGTCCATTCCTACATCCACAGTTTTGGAAATTTCCCAGCCTAATTCCTCATTTGCAATTTCATTCAGCCTGAAACCGGCAGCATTCCCATCGTTCCAATCATACAATGATCTTTCCAGACGTCCGGCAGTTTGATAAGGATCTACCGAAGTATTACCTACTTCGCCATAAGAAGCCCTAAGCTTTAATTCGGAAAGCCAAGTGGTAGCCCCTGACATAAATGACTCATCAATCACACGCCATCCTGCGGATATACCAGGGAAGAAGGCCCATTTATTTCCCTGAGCTAGGCGAGAAGAACCATCCGCACGATATGTAAACTGAAACAGATACTTGTCTGCCAATGTGTAATTCACCCGACCCATATAAGAAGCCAGCTGCCATTCTTCTAATCTTGACTGGTTAGCTTCTATAGTTCCTGCTGTCGCAAGATTATACCATAACTGAGACTCATAGGGCAAATTCACCACTCTGGTACGTTGACGCTCAAATTTAGACTGTTGAATACTTTGCAGGAAAGTAAATCCCAGACTATGTATGTCACCCAAAGTCTTATTATAAGTCAGTATATTTTCTAAGGTATACCCAAAGGTTTTTTCATTTTCTAACTCAGCTGCCGGATCTGCTCCGCGTCTAGCATTAGTGAGTCTGCCTTGGAAAACACCTCTTCTCCGATAGCGAATATCAGGACCGAAAAGCAGTTTATATTGCAAGCCCTCCACAATATCTGCCTCTAAGTATAAGGAGGTGAATATCCTGGTAAAATCCCGCTCATCTACATAAGCACCAGGTACCAATTCGTTTAATGGATTAGTACGAATACCATCGGCAATGGGCAGGAAATTGAGTGTTCCATCCTCATTGTAAGGCCGTCCCAGCGGGTTATTATTAATAGCTTCACCCATCACTGCATCAGATCCCCAGTTTTGGGTTGCGCTAGAAAGGAAAGAAGACATACCTACCTTTAGCCAATCTGTGATGCTATGATCCAAATTTAATCGGGCAGTAAATCTTTGATAATCCTGATTGCTGATGATTCCCTGCTCCTTAAAATAGCCTAAAGAAACATTGAATTGGGTTTTCTCACTTCCACCCCTGACGCTTAATTGATGGTTGGTTTGATAGCCTTCGTTCAGTACCAAGTCCAGGTAATCAGTAGAGCGTCCTGTTTCAATTGACTCAAACTCTGCCGGATCTGCAAAGACTATATTGTCAGGTTGCAAAGTACCATTCCATGCTGTTCTTCCGGTTCTACCCTGGTCATCAATACGGGCAGACTCTCTTTTCATGTCTGCAAACTCCTGTCCGTTCATCATATCTACCAGACGGGTTGCACTACTTACTCCATAGTATCCGTCATAATTCACTACAGTCTTACCTGCTTTACCACGTTTGGTCGTGATCAAAATAACACCATTCGCTCCTCTTGATCCATAAATCGCAGTAGCTGCAGCATCTTTCAGGATTTCCATAGACTCAATGTCCTGAGGGTTAAAGTCATAGATTGAGCCTGTACCTGAAGTCATAGGCACTCCATCAACGACAAAGAGGGGGTCATTGGAGGCATTGATAGAACGGCGACCTCTGATTGTAATTGAAGGAGTCTGACCAGGGCGGCCACCTCCCTGCAAGACATCTACTCCGGCTACCTGTCCTTTCATAGACTCTACCGGGTTTGCGGTAGGAATTTCTTTGATGGCTTGTTCATTAAGTGAGGAGATCGCCGCAGTTACATCTCTCTTTTCCTGCGTACCATATCCTACTACCACCACTTCAGACAGTGACTGTATGTCAGGCATCAGGGTAAGATTAATAGTAGATTGATTATTAATCTCTACTTCTTCAGCTTCATAGCCTACTGATGAAAAAACAATCGTTTGCGCATCAGAAGATACATTCAAAGAATACTGCCCTTCTACATCAGTAATTGTTCCGGTGGTAGTCCCTTTTACTACTACGTTTACTCCCGGCAAGGCTTCTCCATTTTCTCCATCAGTGACTTTACCTCTAATGGTTTTGTCCTGAGCGAAGAGTAAAACACTTGAAAACATGAAAGCCATAAGTATAATCATGGACTTCCGCCAAGGCGGTAAATAATTTTTCATAATTAGATTGTTTTGTTAAATAATTGGTAATAGAAGCTTCTTTTATTTACAGTATTAGTAGTAAAATCTTCGTTTAATGAAAAAATATAAATACTCTATGTCAATTGAATTCTTCTATTAATAGCTAATTAAACATTCGTATTTTTAAAAAAAAAGAAATCAATCCATAATTTTTTATTAAAATTTCAATTTTCTCATTAGATGAGAAAACCATCTTTACAGGGATATTAGAATAATGCAACCGATTTAAATTTTTTAACAACTTTTTATGTTGAGACAAATATTTTTTCTTTAAAATATAGCTTCATAATCAGAAGTAATTGTTGCACCTCTCCAAATCAATGCTACTTTTTGACAGGAATCCTTATTTAAAAGAGGAGAATTGATTAGGTTTGTCTTTTAAAATATTATTAATATCGTTTTTGCTACACTGTTAGCATACCTGATTGATTTATCATGAAAAATCCTGAAGTAAAAATCTATGCTGGTCCTGATTCATTGGATGACTTCAACATAGAAGAGTTGTACAAAATGGCAGAAATGAAAGCCGATGGAAAAGCTGCTTTGTATGGAGCCAGAACCGTAGGCTTGAAGTCCCGGACAAACTTTGATATCAATAATTCTGAAGAAGGATTCATGGGTTACGATTTTGAAGCCATCATGCAAAACTTCAATATCTTCGGACATGGAGGCAATGCAGATGACCTGATTCCTCTGCCTACTGTGGTAATGGCTGAGAAATTATATCAGGATACCGGGCTTATTCCTTCTTCTGAAGTGATGCTCCCTGCTATTCAACTGGCTTGTATCAAAAAATCTTTTGCTAATGATCCTTTTCTGATTTGGAATTCAGCTGTAGATCAACTGGGATGGCATATTCGTCAAATGGCTGGTTTTGCAGAAGAACATGGTTGGATAGTAGGCCTTAAGAACGGAAAGTGGTTGGGAGAAGAGTATAAAAAAGCCGAGACCTCGGATTTTAAAGGTAAAACCAGTATAGAAGTAGTATGGGATGGTTTAGTAAACTATGCATCTATCGCTGAAGAAGTAATTTTGATCCAGAGAGGCTGTGACCTACCTGCCAAAGGAGAATATCGTAATTTACCTATTCATTACACAGCTATGCGTACTAAATTGCGCCATCAGCATAAAAATATAGCTGCATACTTTGATCCAAGTCATTCTTTAGGTCCTAAAATGAGAGATCAGATTGTAGATAAAACCGTTGAGGCTATGAAACTCAAGGTGAATGAAGATCAGTATTTATACGATGGCATATTGATTGAAGTAGGCACAGCTAAATGTGATACACATCAGCATATTACCCTTAACGAATTGCAAGAGCTTGTGGATAAGATTAGTGAGTTCAGAACTTTATCGGGAAGAAGAAAAAATGTAACAGAAAGTCAGAAGGCTTAGTACAGGATAAATCAGATTCTAATATTTTTCTACACCCTCTTTTACCAAGAGGGTTTTTTTTAACTCACTTTTTGTGCCAGGGCTTCTTCCACATATTTAAAAGTAGATAATACTTCAGGTTCACCATTGACAACTGCTACATCATGTTCAAAATGTGCAGAAGGCCTTTTATCTGCTGTAATAATAGTCCAGCCATCACTTAACTGCTTCACTCGCCTTGTTCCAAGATTTATCATAGGTTCAATAGCAATCACAAGCCCATTTTTGATAACAGGTCCTCTTCCTCTCTTTCCATAATTAGGTACTTCAGGAGATTCATGCATTTTTCTGCCCAATCCATGTCCTACTAACTCTCGCACTACTCCATAGCCATTACTTTCAGCATGTTGCTGTATAGCAAAACTTACATCTCCTATTCTTCTACCTGCTCTGGTTTGCGCTATCCCCAAATTCAGACACTCTTTTGTTACCTTAAGTAACTTTTTTATCTCGGGAGTTACTTCGCCCACTTCAAAAGTATAGGCATGATCTCCATAAAAACCTTTTTTCTTAGCTCCACAATCAATCGAGATAATATCTCCTTCCTGTAAAGGGCGATTGTTGGGAATTCCATGCACTACAGCTTCATTAAGAGACATGCAAAGCGTATTCGGAAAATCATATAAACCCAGAAAGCCTGGTTCAGCACCATGATCACGAATAAACTCTTCAGCAAGTTTATCAAGATAGAGAGGTGTAACTCCTGGTCTAATTTCCTGAGCCATTAAACCTAAGGTTTTGGAAACGATTAGAGCGCTTTCGCGCATTAGTTCTATCTCTTCAATGCTTTTGTAGTGGATCATTCAACCAAGAGGCTTATTTTAGTATTATAATAACAATAGATAATGAGCAAAATAGTTTTGACAGTTTCACTGCAAAACATTGCAAGTTAGTATAAAAAATTAAAAAGAATTAAGTCTTCTCTACTCGGCAAAACCCAAGCTAATTATCTATTTATCTTTGACAGATCTGCTTTGATGATAATATAGCTCTTGTTTAAAATGCAGTTTGCCAAGCGAGTACTTATCTAAAATAGGGTCTAAAACTCTTTTACACTATTCTTTCCAGGACTCTGGTCACTTGGAATCTGTTCAGATGACAGGTGGCAGTTATGCTGTTAGTAAATCACTCTTTAAATGAAGGTGATTCACTTTGACTTAAAACTTAATGAAGTACTAATGCAGTGTTTATGTGCTGGTCTTTAAAAATTCGGTTTTAATTTGATACATTAATCAAAGCATATTTTAAACCTAAACTTTTGAGTCTTAAACCATCAGACGGCACCAAGTTTCTGCTGAAGCTTCCTCATCTCATCAGCCATAGAAGTAAGTTTACCCTGTATATCATCCAATTCAAAATTTACCTCAGGTAAATGAGAACGAAGATGCCATTCAACTTTCCAAAGCTGTAAAATCTGATTTTCTGCAAGTTCGTAAGGTTCATGCTTAGGATTATCTGATAAACAGCGAATAGTGCCATATTGCTGCAAACGGTTTTTTACTCTTTTCACCTGAATCCCTCTTTCCTCTGATACAACAACATAGGCATTGCCATCATCAATATAGCGGTATTCACTTTTGTCCAGCAAACGGCAGATCACCCAATCATCCTCTGAAAGTGTAGGTTCCATGCTATCACCACTTACCTGAACTGCATAACAAAGGCCATCTTTGAGCATATAATTAGGCAGATGAATACTCTCCTGCGCTTCAAACCACTCTTGCGATTCATAACCGCTAAGGTAATTAGCAGCCGCTTTGTGGTTAATAAGAGGAACAGTAACATTTCCTTCGGTATCCTGAGTAGCCACTACGATTACTTCAGTAGCAGGCTTGGGTTTTCCATCTTCTGGAGTACCATGATGATGAAAAGCTTCTCCCTTACCTGTTATTACATACGCACTGTTGACTCCAAACCTTTGAAAAGCCCGGTTAAGAATCTCCAATGTTACTGAGCGACGATTTGCTTTGATATCGCCTAGATTAGAAGGCGAAACATCAATACTTTGAGCAAATTCTCTATCAGAATGTATTATCTTACTTTTTTTAAGCATGTTAATACATTCAAAAAAGCGCTCATTGACCAGATTTTTATATTGATTCTCAGGCATTTATAAAAATATACTTAGTTTAAGAATTATTTTCCTTGCAATATACTTTTTTAAAGCATATAATTGTACTTATAGCAAGTACAAATATGGAAAATATCAGGGACATAAAAAAGCATCTGCACGAAGAAGACTATCTTCAAATCAGCAAAATTACTGGGTACAGCCGTGACTACATTAAAAATTGTGTGGATTATCGGTTAAATAACCGTTTAATTGTCATCGCTGCTCAAGAAGTGATGGCAACCAGCACAACATTCTAATTTATTCCCAGATTCCGGGAGGAACGATCTCCAACAAATGCTGGTTAGGATCATAAAAATAGAAAGAACAGAGATTGTCTTTCCAGCGCTGTTCATTGATTATAGCTATCTTATGCTTTAACAAGTTTTTTTTCCAGGCATTATATTCATCTAAAGGCACTTCAAAAGCCAAATGCTGCTGTCCATAGGCAAAGTGAGGCGGTAATTTTTTTTCCATCTTGGTTATTTCAGGCAAGAAACACAGTAGCACAGAAGTGCCTGCCCTAAAAAAAACGTGCCTTTCTTTTACATAACTGATTACCTTAAAGTTCATCACTTCCTTATAAAACTGATGAGTCTTTGATAAGTCATTTACATATAAACAATTTTCTTTGATCTGAAGTACTTTCATAAAAAAAACAGAAAACATGTTGTTTTCTGTTAAGTAAATTTAGTTCTCTCCTACTACCTCAAAATAACGATCAAAAATTTTCCGATCAAGCAATATTGTAGGTTTACCCCTACCCCAATCTGTGGAAACTTCACATAAGCCATTATAGGCTCTGCCTGTATAAGCTTTATCAGGCTCAAACCCAAAAAGATCTACAGTCCCTTGAGGTTCTTTACTACATCTAAAAGATATTTTAAACTTATCCATCACTCGGTTGTATTTTCTTACCATTATATGAACAATTTTTATGCGAAACTTTCTAAAAGGTACACGTATATGAAAATAAAGTATAATCATTTGACAATTCTAATATAATAGAAATTTGTTTAAATTTCATACATAACATGTATTAAATGAGTAATTATTAGACTATTATACTATATAACTCCATTTTGAGATAATCATTTCGCTTATTATTTTATTTACCACTAACTTTCATACAAGTTTCTATTACAGTAGATTGGTTTAAAATTCAAAGTCGGTAAAAAAACAACGGCACATACATATGCATATGCAGATTTTTAAAAATGATTTAAAACAATAGCTTATGTCAAATGTGTTTATAAACAGGAATGTATTGAAGCAGAATAAAGCTGTTCTGTAAATCTTTAACTCAAACATGTTTGTGAATGTGAAAGAGTAGGAACCTTTTTTTATTGTTAATTCTATGATTTATAATAGAACCAGAGCTTTTGAAGCAAGGCAGTTGAAAATTGGAAAAAAATATTCAATGAAAAATATAAATGATTTTGGGTAAAAATTTCCCCAATATGTTTAGTACCTATTTTTTAAATTAATTTAAATCTATTTTTTATGAGTAATGATGAAAGAAACCATAAGATCACAAATACGATTAATGAATTAATCACAGTTTGTGCAGAGGGTGAAAGAGGATATAAAAATGCCTCTGAAAGAGTTGACGAAAAGGAATTCAAAACTATTCTCTACCGCCTTTCTCAACAACGTGCACTTTTTCGCTCAGAACTTGAAAATGAGCTTATCAAAGATTTTGGTCAAGAAGCGAAAGGTGATGATTCTCTCTTAAGTAAATTTCATAGAGGCTGGATGGATTTTAAAGCTGGCTTAAAAGGCAATGACAGTAAAGCAGTGTTTGATGAATGTATCCGGGGAGAAAATCATGCGATTGATAAATATATGGATGCACTGAAGAAAAATCTCCCCAACTATTTAGAAGAAAGGGTTAAAAATCAGTTAGAAATGATTAAAGGTACGCTCATCCAGCTTCGTGAATTCGAGTCTGAAGTAACACATAATTAGTTTCAGTAATCGTTTAAAAGATAGCAAAGGATCAATTCCTTTGCTTTTTTTTGTCAAATCATTGACGCTTAATACTATGGATGTCTTTACTTTTTTTGTAGATATTATTAATTATCCTTTAAGAAAATTTAAAGCTTTATTAAAAAAACAATTGGGATGGATAGGTAATCCTATCATATTGCCGTACAGAGGATATGGAAATGACCAGCAATTCTTTATCCGGGGCAGAGTAATAGAAGATACCGGATTATCTCAACCTGAAGAACAACAAAGTCTCTGGCAAAACGTGCTGGCAATGATCAAAAGATATAGTAGCAGTGGTATATCTGATGTAGAAGTTTTTGTGGAATTCCAGGGTAAACGTCAAAGTTGCATTACAGATGATGATGGTTTTTTTGTTGTCAATCAAGTCTTAAGAGAGGAAACGAATGATAATGAAGACTGGCAACAAATCCGATTTTATATGAAGGGTAAAGGCAGAACCATTGTTGAAAACTATGGTGAAATATTACTCACTAGAAAGAAAGCTCAATATGGTATAATTACAGATATTGATGACACACTGCTTATTTCCCATGCTACCAACATGAGAAAAAAACTGCGGTTGATGCTTTTTAAAAATGCTAAAACCCGCCTTCCTTTTGATGGTGTAGCTGCATTTTATTGTGCATTGGAAAAAGGAATAAGGGGAGAGAAAACTGGTTATCTTAACCCGTTTTTTTATGTATCCAGCAGCGAATGGAACCTCTATGACCTCCTGGCCGATTTTTGTAAATTCCATAACTTGCCTAAAGGACCATTTCTGCTAAGAGAAGTTAAGATTAGTTTAGGTAAGATATGGAAAGCCGGGGGTGGAAATCACAATCATAAATTGGATAAAATAAGGCATATTTTAAGCCTGCATGATGAGCGTGAATTTATTCTGATCGGCGACAGTGGGCAACACGATGCGGAGATTTACCGACAAATTGTGGAAGAACACCCGGAAAGGATCAATACTATTTATATACGCGATGTGCGACAGTCAAAGCATGAGTGGGTAAAAAATATAGCTGAGGATGTCAAAACTCACGGTGCTGAAATGTTACTGGTAAAAGATACAGAAGAAGCGGCAGTCCATGCCATTAAAAAAGGGTATCTTCATCCTGAAGCTCTGAAAAGTATTGTTGATGAAAAAACTTACAATAAGCGTATGGAAAGTGATCTTCAGCAAATTTTTGAGAGAATGGTAAGCCAGGAGCAGGAATAATTATGCTATCGGTCAGCTTGAGGTACAATTAGTTTATAAGCGTGCTTCTTTATGGTTACTTCTACCTCCTCAGGGTAACCATGTACTTCACCATCTATTTGTAAAACTTCTCTGGGCAAGTTAATAATTTTGATATGCCTACAACTGATGATATCAACGTAGCGAGAAGTTTTTAGTGTGCCCCGAAATAAGTGAAAAGTTATCGTTAGAAATGCATAAAGCGGAAAGGGTTTGATGATGCATATTTCAAATTTACCATCATCAATCTTGCCCACCGGATTCACAATAGCACCAGTGCCATACCTTCCGGCATTGGCAATTACCACCATATGGGCTTTCTTTTTAAATGAGTTTCCCTTAAGTTCAAAACGAAACTTCTTAGGCTCTGAAAGCTTGATTTCTCTTACGAACTGTTTCATATAACCGAACATACCTCTGATTCTCTCCTCCTCAAATCTTTTGACCACTTTGGCGTTCAGACCTATATCACTCAGGTGCAGACAGATGTGCTCGTTATTAATCAGAAGTGCATCCACCGATTTTTCTATTCCATTAAATAAGGTTTCAGTGGCTGAATGACGGTTTTCACCTATATTTAATTCTCTTGCCAGACCATTTGCCGAGCCGAGCGGAACAATTCCAAAGAGCACCTCTCGACCGTATATGAGTTTTGCCACCATATTACATGTTCCATCACCACCCACAGCCACAACAACATCTGGCTGAAAATCTTCAATCATCTGTAATGCATTTTGGAAATCATCCGATTCTCCCGTAGTCTCAAATACATCAAACTCTTTCTTCTTCTCAAAAAAAAGTTGGTCTAATGTTTTGACGTATTTAGACTTATCTACACCACCTGCGATAGGGTTTATAATGAAAAGAAATCTATCTCTAGCCATAGATCAATACAACGCAATAGAATTAACTTTAGGTAGGGGTAAAATGATGATTTTTGTAATTTTTTTTGCTGAGCAAAAAAAAATCAGGGATACACCCTGATTTTCTTCTTATGCTAAATAAAAAATTTTAGCTATCAATTTCATCCTGAATATTTTGCGTTAAGTCTTGCCAAGATTGGCTAAGATCTGTCTTCAGTTCATTCCAGTTATCCTGGGTAGCATTCTGAACTTCTTGTAAATCTGTATTCAGTTCGTTAAGTTCTTCGTTCAATTCAGTCTGAGCTTCACCGGAAGCTTGTTCCATTTCTTGTTCAACTTCATTGATTCTTGTTTGCAATGCTGCCTCCCACTCTTGTTGTTCTGTTTCCCAATTAGCTTCCATTTGGTCAGCGGCATTATCCATTTCATTTCCAAGTTCGTCTGCCCCTTCTTCTATTTCATTTCCCATAGCTTCTGTGCCTTCTTCAAGATCATTACCTGTCTCAGTGGGTGTGTCACATTGGGTAAATATAAACAAAGAAAAAATTGAGGTTAAAAACAGTCCTAGTATTTTATTTGATTTAGTTTTCATTTTTTCAAAAGTTTGGTTAAAAAATTATTGAATAAGTTAGATTAAGTTAGTAAAAAAACAAAAAGATTAAAAAAATTTACCTACAAGGCTATTGAATTTCCCCCAAACCTTACAAATATTTTATAGTAGGCAATAACTTAAAAGTTAAAAAAATGAGGAATCAAAAAAGTTTTAATGCTTTTTAACTTAATTAATGCTTTTTAACTTAATTATTATCAGGCCTATGCTTTGACAGACCTTTTAAGATTAAAAATTGACTTCTTAGTCTTTTTTGAGGATTTATCCATACCCTTGGTTATAGAATCAAGGAGACTGTCAATATTTTTGCTTAATGATTTTTCCACATCTTTGCGGAATCTATCACTATCTTTAGAAAACCGCTTCCTGGTTTTCTGACCTTTATCAGGTGCCGTTAAAATTCCAGTGGCAACGCCTGCTAAAGCTCCTATTATAATTCCTGTTACAAGTCTCATATTTATTAAAAAATTGGTTAAGAGTAAATCTTATCTTATCACTCATAGTGTAAAAGTCATGCCAATGAAAAAATATGGAATTAGAAACCGTAAAAAAGCAGCTTATTACCTATAAAAAGGCATGTTTTTCAGCTTTAGCATTTTTAGATAACTTATACTGATTTATAGAGCCAACGTATATCCGAGGAAAGTATTCTACACTATGTGGAACACTTTCTAATACTCATACCGTTTGCGTATTATTTTTTGCTGTCCTAAACATTTATTCCACCTAATGATTTAATAGGATAGTGACATCTTATTTTCATAAACTAACAGGATGTCTACATTTTTTTATCTAAATCTAAATACTATGACATTATTATCAATCATACTAGCCATCTTTTTGCCGCCGCTTGGAGTAGCCTTGAAATACGGGCTATCAGGCAAATTTTGGATAAATTTGCTGCTAACCCTCATTGGCTGGATACCAGGAGTAATTCATGCGTTTATTGTTTTATCCAGATCCAGATAAGAGTCTCAGCAAAACATGAAGATGATAACTGGCAAGCTACTGGACTATCTGTTTTTCAGTAGCTGTCATTTTTTTTACAATTAAACTTTTACATATCTATGAAAAACCTTAACAGTTATTTAAGAGAATACACTAGCGAGGAAAAGATCAAAGAATACATAGTAGGTGGGCTTACTGTGCTTTCAGCTTTTTTGGTGAGGCGCATGGTTTACACCTTATGGAAATATACAACTAACAAAGAGCCTCCTCTTAATCCTGCTTCTAGAAAAGTGTCCTGGCAAGAGGCATTTGTATTTACAGTACTTACAGGGGTTATGGCAAGTATTGCCAGGCTAATCGTCATGCGTAATGTGAGTTTAGGTATTGACGAAGATCCTGACGATTAATTTGTTAAGTTGCTTTCATGAGAAAGCTTGATTTTTACATTTTTTTGTGTTCATGAATTTATAGTGGATTGATATAAGTGAAAGCAATTGAGTGCCCAAAGGATTTAGTGTACATTTCGCAGGAAGCGGAAGGATTTACACGTGTACGAAGAGGAAAAGGCTTTAGCTATCATAAGACATCAGGAGAAATTATCAAAGATTCTTCTACTTTGGAGAGAATAAAATCTTTGGGAATTCCTCCTATGTGGAAAAATGTCTGGATCAGTAAAAGCCCCAAAAGTCATTTACAGGCGACAGGTTATGACCAGAAAAACCGTAAGCAGTATGTTTATCATGCTGTCTGGACAGACTATAGGAATCTTGCTAAATTTACCCGAATCAAGGAATTTGGCTATGCAATTCCCTATATAAGGGAGCATACATCCAAACAACTTAATCAGAAGGCTTGGACCAAGGAAAAAGTAATTTCTCTGGTGATACAAATGATGGATGAATATCATATTCGTATCGGCAACCAATATTATAAAGAACAGAATGAAACTTTTGGATTGACTACTTTAAGAAAAAAACATCTGGACTTTGAAAAAGGTGTTGGTAAGCTAGAGTATAAAGCAAAAAGTGGCAAATACCGTAAAATCAATTTACAAAATGGACATCTTAGTAAGTTAATTAAGGAATGTGCCGAACTTCCGGGGTATGAAATATTTACCTATAAGGATGAGAATAAGAAAAACCATACTATTAATTCTCATGATGTTAATGAATATTTACACAAAATTGCTGGTGAGAATTTTACCAGCAAAGATTTCAGAACCTGGGGAGGTACTACACTGGCAGTGGAAAAACAAGAAGAGGCTCGTCATGCTCTTGAGGAAAACCCACGCCTCAAACTTGAATCTGCCATAGTCAAAATAGTAGCACAGGAGTTAGGCAATACCGTAAGCGTTTGTAAAGAATATTATATCCATCCTATGATACTTGAGAAAGTCATTCAGGAACAGGATCTTAAGCCTTATGCCTCCAGAAGTTCATTGCCATTGCCTTCCAATAAGGTACGATTACTTAGAAATAGCGAAATTATTGTGCTCAATATTCTTAATACATAAGCAAAAATTATTATTACATTAATCTGTAGCAAGCTTGTTTGTGTATGCCCGCTTTGGAATTATCAATGCACATCTTGCATCCACCGATTAAGTATGGGTGCCAGCAGCACTACTATTCCAGCTCCACCGAAAGCTACATAGGCGATAGATTCAAACCCTCCTGTGTAAATGGCTAAGGTTTCCATGCTACCTCCCAGGTTCCCATTTCCACCTTCCAGATTATCTATGGCCAATTGTTTGCTCACAATACCTACAATCTGAAAGGCATAGGCAGATGATAAAAACCATACCCCCATCATAAAGGCCACAATCTTTTTGGGTGATAAGTCCGTGATTTTGGAAAGTCCGACCGGCGACATTAAAAGTTCGCCCA harbors:
- a CDS encoding App1 family protein, yielding MDVFTFFVDIINYPLRKFKALLKKQLGWIGNPIILPYRGYGNDQQFFIRGRVIEDTGLSQPEEQQSLWQNVLAMIKRYSSSGISDVEVFVEFQGKRQSCITDDDGFFVVNQVLREETNDNEDWQQIRFYMKGKGRTIVENYGEILLTRKKAQYGIITDIDDTLLISHATNMRKKLRLMLFKNAKTRLPFDGVAAFYCALEKGIRGEKTGYLNPFFYVSSSEWNLYDLLADFCKFHNLPKGPFLLREVKISLGKIWKAGGGNHNHKLDKIRHILSLHDEREFILIGDSGQHDAEIYRQIVEEHPERINTIYIRDVRQSKHEWVKNIAEDVKTHGAEMLLVKDTEEAAVHAIKKGYLHPEALKSIVDEKTYNKRMESDLQQIFERMVSQEQE
- a CDS encoding DNA topoisomerase IB, whose product is MYISQEAEGFTRVRRGKGFSYHKTSGEIIKDSSTLERIKSLGIPPMWKNVWISKSPKSHLQATGYDQKNRKQYVYHAVWTDYRNLAKFTRIKEFGYAIPYIREHTSKQLNQKAWTKEKVISLVIQMMDEYHIRIGNQYYKEQNETFGLTTLRKKHLDFEKGVGKLEYKAKSGKYRKINLQNGHLSKLIKECAELPGYEIFTYKDENKKNHTINSHDVNEYLHKIAGENFTSKDFRTWGGTTLAVEKQEEARHALEENPRLKLESAIVKIVAQELGNTVSVCKEYYIHPMILEKVIQEQDLKPYASRSSLPLPSNKVRLLRNSEIIVLNILNT
- a CDS encoding diacylglycerol/lipid kinase family protein; amino-acid sequence: MARDRFLFIINPIAGGVDKSKYVKTLDQLFFEKKKEFDVFETTGESDDFQNALQMIEDFQPDVVVAVGGDGTCNMVAKLIYGREVLFGIVPLGSANGLARELNIGENRHSATETLFNGIEKSVDALLINNEHICLHLSDIGLNAKVVKRFEEERIRGMFGYMKQFVREIKLSEPKKFRFELKGNSFKKKAHMVVIANAGRYGTGAIVNPVGKIDDGKFEICIIKPFPLYAFLTITFHLFRGTLKTSRYVDIISCRHIKIINLPREVLQIDGEVHGYPEEVEVTIKKHAYKLIVPQADR
- a CDS encoding YqaE/Pmp3 family membrane protein; protein product: MTLLSIILAIFLPPLGVALKYGLSGKFWINLLLTLIGWIPGVIHAFIVLSRSR
- a CDS encoding YtxH domain-containing protein, which encodes MRLVTGIIIGALAGVATGILTAPDKGQKTRKRFSKDSDRFRKDVEKSLSKNIDSLLDSITKGMDKSSKKTKKSIFNLKRSVKA
- a CDS encoding DUF4235 domain-containing protein, producing the protein MKNLNSYLREYTSEEKIKEYIVGGLTVLSAFLVRRMVYTLWKYTTNKEPPLNPASRKVSWQEAFVFTVLTGVMASIARLIVMRNVSLGIDEDPDD